The following coding sequences lie in one Nocardioides sambongensis genomic window:
- a CDS encoding enoyl-CoA hydratase-related protein gives MSDLLFEREGPTAVLTMNRPERKNALTLEMLRGFHEAWDEIDRNDAIRVAILTGAGSDYSVGGDLSDGWMVRVPGEGERKVQVTEALLMTRSVSKPLIAAVNGPCLGGGCEMLQQTDIRVAERSATFGLPEAKIGLIAGAGSTVRLKRQIPYTKAMEMILTGEPLTAQEAYHFGLVGHLVEDGRGMDRARALAERVAANGPLAVRNAKAAVIASGWLEEETARAVERRLVTEVIGSADAREGITAFREKRTPNFEGR, from the coding sequence ATGAGCGACCTGCTGTTCGAGCGCGAGGGACCCACCGCCGTGCTCACCATGAACCGCCCCGAGCGCAAGAACGCGCTCACCCTGGAGATGCTGCGCGGGTTCCACGAGGCGTGGGACGAGATCGACCGCAACGACGCGATCCGGGTCGCGATCCTGACCGGGGCGGGCAGCGACTACTCGGTCGGTGGCGACCTCTCCGACGGCTGGATGGTGCGGGTGCCCGGCGAGGGTGAGCGCAAGGTGCAGGTCACCGAGGCGCTGCTGATGACCCGGTCGGTCAGCAAGCCCCTGATCGCCGCGGTCAACGGACCCTGCCTCGGCGGTGGCTGCGAGATGCTGCAGCAGACCGACATCCGCGTCGCCGAGCGGAGCGCCACCTTCGGTCTCCCCGAGGCGAAGATCGGACTGATCGCCGGAGCCGGGTCGACCGTCCGGCTCAAGCGCCAGATCCCCTACACGAAGGCGATGGAGATGATCCTGACCGGCGAGCCGCTCACCGCGCAGGAGGCCTACCACTTCGGCCTGGTCGGCCACCTCGTCGAGGACGGTCGCGGGATGGACCGGGCCCGCGCCCTGGCCGAGCGGGTCGCCGCCAACGGACCGCTCGCGGTCCGCAACGCCAAGGCCGCCGTGATCGCCTCCGGCTGGCTCGAGGAGGAGACCGCGCGCGCGGTCGAACGCCGACTGGTCACCGAGGTGATCGGGTCGGCCGACGCACGTGAGGGCATCACCGCGTTCCGCGAGAAGCGGACGCCGAACTTCGAGGGACGCTGA
- a CDS encoding thiolase C-terminal domain-containing protein — protein MAGEAVRAALTDAGIDYSEVQRAAVGYVFQPSAAGQRVLYDVGLTGIPMVNVNNNCATGSTALALAQEWVATGVADVVLAVGFEQMTRAAMSGDGASPKVTTIDHHLEVMLSEHRLAAAPVTTQFFGSAALEHQRRYGTTVEQIAAVAVKNHEHSTRNPLAQFTDAYTLDQVLADKPVHGPLTRSQCSPMSDGAAAAVIASPEFVAAHGLAARAVPILGQALRTDTDAGFSSRSMIDVVGAPMTAEAGRRAMGAAGVRIEEIDVIELHDCFSINELITYEALGLCDPGEAGALVADGVTSYGGSWVVNPSGGLISKGHPLGATGLAQCAELTWQLRGDAGPRQVDGAARALAHNLGLGGACVVTVYGAPGT, from the coding sequence ATGGCGGGCGAGGCGGTCCGGGCCGCCCTCACCGACGCCGGGATCGACTATTCCGAGGTGCAGCGGGCAGCCGTCGGCTACGTGTTCCAGCCCTCCGCCGCCGGCCAACGCGTGCTGTACGACGTGGGCCTGACCGGCATCCCGATGGTCAACGTCAACAACAACTGTGCCACCGGCTCCACCGCGCTCGCGCTGGCGCAGGAGTGGGTCGCCACCGGAGTGGCCGACGTGGTGCTCGCGGTCGGGTTCGAGCAGATGACCAGGGCCGCGATGAGCGGCGACGGGGCCTCGCCGAAGGTGACCACGATCGACCACCACCTCGAGGTGATGCTGTCCGAGCACCGCCTCGCCGCGGCTCCGGTGACCACCCAGTTCTTCGGCAGCGCCGCCCTCGAGCACCAGCGGCGCTACGGCACCACGGTCGAGCAGATCGCCGCGGTCGCGGTGAAGAACCACGAGCACTCCACCCGCAACCCGCTGGCCCAGTTCACCGATGCCTACACCCTGGACCAGGTGCTCGCCGACAAGCCGGTGCACGGGCCGCTGACCCGGTCCCAGTGCTCCCCGATGTCGGACGGCGCCGCGGCCGCGGTGATCGCGAGCCCGGAGTTCGTCGCGGCGCACGGCCTGGCCGCGCGGGCGGTGCCGATCCTGGGCCAGGCGCTGAGAACCGACACCGACGCCGGCTTCTCCTCTCGCTCGATGATCGACGTGGTCGGGGCGCCGATGACCGCGGAGGCCGGGCGCCGGGCGATGGGCGCCGCCGGGGTGAGGATCGAGGAGATCGACGTCATCGAGCTGCACGACTGCTTCTCGATCAACGAGCTGATCACCTACGAGGCACTCGGCCTCTGCGACCCGGGCGAGGCGGGTGCGCTGGTCGCCGACGGGGTCACCAGCTACGGCGGGAGCTGGGTGGTCAACCCCTCGGGCGGCCTGATCTCCAAGGGCCACCCGCTGGGGGCGACCGGCCTCGCCCAGTGCGCCGAGCTGACCTGGCAGCTGCGCGGCGACGCCGGTCCGCGTCAGGTCGACGGCGCCGCCCGCGCGCTGGCCCACAACCTCGGCCTGGGCGGCGCCTGCGTGGTCACCGTCTACGGCGCACCGGGGACCTGA
- a CDS encoding TetR family transcriptional regulator: MAGDKAPAAISTGTGTGNGGDTADTGRRILLAAERLFAAKGIDAVSLRAVMAAAGTNVASVHYHFGSKDALVAALITERSGEVAARRTALLADAARPGALTAGALARAFVEPVAAMALSDGRHWVRLIGQIMTSRHPSLSVVVDGFRTQAITFTDLLQELHPDWSPAKVRFRLAQAMTTTFAVLGDIEGVQDLQELSSAAMERDEVVAELLDLVTTILSDPVGAEGPR, translated from the coding sequence ATGGCCGGCGACAAGGCTCCCGCGGCCATCTCCACGGGCACCGGCACCGGCAACGGCGGCGACACCGCGGACACCGGCCGCCGGATCCTGCTGGCCGCCGAGCGACTCTTCGCCGCGAAGGGCATCGACGCCGTCTCGCTGCGGGCGGTGATGGCCGCCGCGGGCACCAACGTGGCGTCCGTGCACTACCACTTCGGCTCCAAGGACGCACTCGTCGCCGCCCTGATCACCGAGCGCAGCGGCGAGGTGGCGGCGCGTCGTACCGCACTGCTCGCCGACGCCGCACGACCCGGCGCGTTGACCGCCGGCGCGCTGGCCCGCGCGTTCGTGGAGCCGGTCGCCGCGATGGCGCTCTCCGACGGGCGGCACTGGGTGCGCCTGATCGGCCAGATCATGACCAGTCGGCACCCCTCGCTGAGCGTGGTCGTCGACGGGTTCCGGACGCAGGCGATCACCTTCACCGACCTGCTGCAGGAGCTGCATCCCGACTGGTCGCCGGCGAAGGTGCGGTTCCGGCTGGCGCAGGCGATGACCACCACGTTCGCCGTGCTCGGCGACATCGAGGGGGTGCAGGACCTGCAGGAGCTCTCGTCGGCGGCGATGGAGCGCGACGAGGTGGTCGCCGAGCTGTTGGACCTGGTCACCACGATCCTCAGCGATCCGGTCGGCGCGGAGGGCCCGCGATGA
- a CDS encoding succinic semialdehyde dehydrogenase has protein sequence MSRPDRDLAALAALFNGDREDRFDVVEVFTGEVVARVPRAGPAHVTAAFGRARAAQREWASRPVKERLAVFERFHAALLDHHEEIADVIQVETGKARRMAFEEMCDLPILTSHYLRRAARLLAPRRRPGAIPGVTSAVELRKPLGVVGVISPWNFPFAIAFCDAVPALMAGNAVVVKPDPHTPLSAALGLRLLREAGLPHDLVQLVCDDGPVTGPAVVDAADFVMFTGSLATGRTVAARAAERMVPSCLELGGKNPMIVLPDADLDAVVASAVLGVFGNAGQLCLHMERLLVHAEVHDDFRARFLDRVRRLRLGADYGLETEMGALADAAHLARVSAHVDEAVAAGATLLTGGRARPDLGPTFYEPTVLADVTPAMRVHHEETFGPVACLYRVSGVEEAVRLANDTEYGLNASVWTADPAAAMRIAERLETGHVNINDSAALGYATKSAPSGGAKASGLGVRNGDEGLLKFTYPTTVATLKKQVLGAPPDAPYADFVSRTVTSLRWMRRLRLR, from the coding sequence ATGAGCCGGCCCGACCGTGATCTCGCCGCGCTCGCGGCGCTCTTCAACGGTGATCGCGAGGACCGCTTCGACGTGGTCGAGGTGTTCACCGGAGAGGTGGTGGCACGCGTGCCGCGGGCCGGCCCCGCGCACGTGACCGCGGCGTTCGGCCGCGCCCGGGCGGCCCAACGGGAGTGGGCGTCGCGCCCGGTGAAGGAGCGCCTCGCCGTCTTCGAGCGGTTCCACGCCGCGCTGCTCGACCACCACGAGGAGATCGCCGACGTGATCCAGGTGGAGACCGGCAAGGCCCGGCGGATGGCGTTCGAGGAGATGTGCGACCTGCCGATCCTCACCAGCCACTACCTGCGCCGCGCCGCGCGACTGCTGGCGCCGCGCCGGCGCCCCGGCGCGATCCCCGGGGTGACCAGCGCGGTCGAGCTGCGCAAGCCGCTCGGCGTGGTCGGGGTGATCTCCCCGTGGAACTTCCCGTTCGCGATCGCCTTCTGCGACGCCGTCCCGGCGCTGATGGCCGGCAACGCCGTGGTGGTGAAGCCCGACCCGCACACGCCGCTCTCGGCGGCGCTGGGGCTGCGCTTGCTCCGCGAGGCGGGTCTCCCCCACGACCTGGTCCAGCTGGTGTGTGACGACGGGCCGGTGACCGGACCCGCCGTGGTGGACGCCGCCGACTTCGTGATGTTCACCGGGTCGCTGGCCACCGGCCGCACGGTGGCGGCCCGCGCCGCCGAGCGGATGGTGCCCAGCTGCCTCGAGCTGGGCGGCAAGAACCCGATGATCGTGCTGCCCGACGCCGACCTGGACGCCGTCGTGGCCAGTGCCGTGCTCGGCGTCTTCGGCAACGCCGGCCAGCTCTGCCTGCACATGGAGCGCCTGCTGGTGCACGCGGAGGTCCACGACGACTTCCGCGCCCGGTTCCTGGACCGGGTACGACGGCTGCGGCTCGGCGCCGACTACGGCCTGGAGACCGAGATGGGTGCTCTGGCCGACGCGGCCCACCTCGCCCGGGTGTCCGCGCACGTCGACGAGGCCGTCGCCGCCGGGGCGACGCTGCTGACCGGCGGGCGCGCCCGCCCGGACCTGGGGCCGACCTTCTACGAGCCGACGGTCCTGGCGGACGTCACCCCGGCGATGCGGGTACACCACGAGGAGACCTTCGGCCCGGTCGCCTGCCTCTACCGGGTGTCCGGGGTGGAGGAGGCGGTGCGGCTCGCCAACGACACCGAGTACGGGCTGAACGCCAGCGTCTGGACCGCCGACCCGGCGGCCGCGATGCGGATCGCCGAGCGACTCGAGACCGGGCACGTGAACATCAACGACAGCGCGGCCCTCGGCTACGCCACCAAGTCGGCGCCCTCCGGTGGCGCCAAGGCGTCGGGGCTCGGCGTCCGCAACGGCGACGAGGGGCTGTTGAAGTTCACCTACCCCACCACGGTCGCGACGCTGAAGAAGCAGGTGCTCGGGGCGCCGCCCGACGCGCCCTATGCGGACTTCGTGTCGCGGACCGTCACCTCGTTGCGCTGGATGCGGCGGCTGCGGCTGCGTTAG
- a CDS encoding GrpB family protein — protein sequence MPAPPHRPDVTETELIGGVEKRDLALADHDPAWADRYAEHAGRIGTALGDAAVAIAHIGSTSVPGLAAKPIIDILVTVPDITAEEDYLGPLVEAGYPLRVREPGHRMVRTPERDVHVHVFEPDHPAVTDYFLLRDRLRTDADDRALYESTKRRLIAEDWPDMNAYADAKTDVIEAIKSRARAASGL from the coding sequence GTGCCCGCACCCCCGCACCGCCCCGACGTGACCGAGACCGAGCTGATCGGGGGCGTCGAGAAACGCGACCTCGCGCTCGCCGACCACGACCCCGCCTGGGCCGACCGCTACGCCGAGCACGCAGGCCGGATCGGCACAGCGCTCGGTGACGCCGCCGTCGCCATCGCGCACATCGGGTCGACCTCGGTGCCCGGCCTGGCGGCCAAGCCGATCATCGACATCCTGGTCACGGTCCCCGACATCACCGCCGAGGAGGACTACCTCGGGCCCCTGGTCGAGGCCGGCTACCCGCTCCGGGTCCGCGAGCCAGGGCACCGGATGGTGCGCACCCCGGAGCGGGACGTGCACGTGCACGTCTTCGAGCCGGACCACCCCGCGGTGACCGACTACTTCCTGCTGCGCGACCGGCTGCGCACCGACGCCGACGACCGGGCCCTCTACGAGTCGACCAAGCGGCGGCTGATCGCCGAGGACTGGCCGGACATGAACGCCTACGCCGACGCCAAGACCGACGTCATCGAGGCGATCAAGAGCCGCGCCCGAGCGGCCAGCGGCCTTTGA
- a CDS encoding 2'-5' RNA ligase family protein has translation MGHSVLVVPVPELEQVVRAHWQRHEPTWVSADPGFTHAHITVLAPWRAAPTPGQLDEVAAIAGTVPPFDYDLAEVAQFPNGTLHAPPTPAAPFRTLTGAVLTAFSDCVPYDGQFGAVDDLVPHLTLDHRLTGATVASVRADLADTLPRRCRAERLEWHWYDEGGCALKGRWPLGRGS, from the coding sequence GTGGGACATTCCGTGCTCGTCGTACCGGTGCCGGAGCTGGAGCAGGTGGTGCGTGCGCACTGGCAGCGGCACGAGCCGACGTGGGTCTCCGCCGACCCCGGGTTCACCCACGCCCACATCACGGTGCTGGCGCCGTGGCGCGCGGCGCCGACGCCGGGCCAGCTCGACGAGGTCGCGGCGATCGCCGGCACGGTTCCACCGTTCGACTACGACCTGGCCGAGGTGGCCCAGTTCCCGAACGGGACGCTGCACGCCCCTCCGACGCCGGCCGCGCCGTTCCGCACACTGACCGGCGCCGTGCTCACCGCGTTCTCCGACTGCGTCCCCTACGACGGTCAGTTCGGAGCGGTGGACGACCTGGTGCCGCACCTGACCCTGGACCACCGCCTCACCGGTGCCACCGTCGCCTCGGTGCGCGCCGACCTGGCCGACACCCTGCCGCGACGTTGCCGCGCCGAGCGCCTCGAGTGGCACTGGTACGACGAGGGCGGCTGCGCCCTCAAAGGCCGCTGGCCGCTCGGGCGCGGCTCTTGA
- the cobT gene encoding nicotinate-nucleotide--dimethylbenzimidazole phosphoribosyltransferase, translating to MSTASSPLAPPDPAIRAAAEERLAGLATPAGALGRLGDLGVWLAAARGAVVPPPLTDVRLAIFAGDHGVARHGVSAYPPEITAAMVRTFVAGKAGVSALAAAHDVRVRVLDIAVDADLAGTDGVPAEVGAYKVRRSSGAIHLEDALAPEQTAQALAAGREVAEAEIAAGAQVLISGDMGIGNTSPASAMIAAALGLPAADVVGRGTGVDDAALAHKTAVVQQALDRAGDRLVDPVETLTAVGSADLAATVGYLLESAERGVPVLLDGLMSVACALTAERIAPGAAAWYLAGHRSTEPAQSLALVELGLEALLDLGLRLGEGSGAVAAVPVLRSADALLREVALLADLMPPTP from the coding sequence ATGAGCACCGCGTCCTCCCCCCTCGCTCCCCCCGACCCCGCGATCCGGGCCGCCGCCGAGGAGCGGCTGGCCGGCCTGGCCACGCCGGCCGGTGCGCTCGGGCGACTGGGCGATCTCGGGGTGTGGCTGGCGGCGGCGCGTGGGGCCGTCGTCCCGCCGCCGCTCACCGATGTGCGGCTGGCGATCTTCGCCGGCGACCACGGGGTCGCGCGGCACGGGGTGTCGGCCTATCCACCGGAGATCACTGCCGCGATGGTGCGCACCTTCGTGGCCGGCAAGGCCGGGGTGTCAGCGCTGGCCGCGGCGCACGACGTGCGGGTCCGGGTGTTGGACATCGCGGTGGATGCCGACCTGGCCGGCACCGACGGGGTGCCGGCGGAGGTCGGTGCCTACAAGGTCCGGCGCAGCAGCGGCGCGATCCACCTGGAGGACGCGCTGGCGCCGGAGCAGACCGCGCAGGCGCTGGCCGCGGGCCGGGAGGTCGCGGAAGCCGAGATCGCCGCCGGCGCACAGGTCCTGATCAGCGGCGACATGGGGATCGGGAACACCTCGCCCGCCTCGGCGATGATCGCGGCCGCGCTGGGACTTCCGGCCGCCGACGTGGTCGGCCGGGGCACCGGCGTCGACGACGCAGCGCTGGCCCACAAGACCGCCGTCGTGCAGCAGGCCCTGGACCGGGCCGGCGACCGGCTCGTCGACCCGGTGGAGACCCTGACCGCGGTCGGCAGCGCCGACCTCGCGGCGACGGTGGGCTACCTGCTGGAGTCCGCCGAGCGCGGCGTACCGGTGCTGCTGGACGGGCTGATGTCGGTGGCCTGCGCGCTCACCGCGGAGCGGATCGCCCCCGGCGCCGCCGCGTGGTACCTGGCCGGGCACCGCTCGACCGAGCCCGCGCAGTCCCTGGCCCTGGTGGAGCTCGGCCTCGAGGCGCTGCTCGATCTCGGGCTCCGCCTGGGCGAGGGGTCGGGGGCGGTCGCCGCCGTACCCGTGCTCCGGTCGGCCGATGCCCTGCTGCGCGAGGTCGCGCTCCTGGCCGACCTGATGCCGCCGACACCATGA
- a CDS encoding adenosylcobinamide-GDP ribazoletransferase, with protein MSHSAPLRGLGLAVGMLTALPVPAVLRLTPAVARSAMLCAPLAAVPLAALVVGVLRGGDALGLPPLVIGFVAVGALAAGSRALHLDGLSDTVDGLTASYDRERSLAVMKGGTAGPAGVAALVVVLGAQAAAFAALSGDLDVALLAAAAVIVSRAALWLAAASIVPPARPDGLGVSFTGSVPAAVALLGWIAIGIAAALVDPVRGPLTVLVAALAVALVLRRAVRRFGGVTGDVFGACVEVALAVLLVGATTF; from the coding sequence ATGAGCCACTCGGCGCCGCTGCGGGGTCTCGGTCTCGCGGTCGGCATGCTGACCGCCCTCCCGGTCCCGGCGGTGCTCCGGCTGACGCCGGCGGTGGCGCGCAGCGCGATGCTCTGCGCACCCCTGGCCGCGGTGCCGCTGGCGGCGCTGGTGGTCGGGGTGCTGCGCGGCGGCGACGCTCTCGGGCTGCCGCCGCTGGTGATCGGCTTCGTCGCGGTCGGTGCCCTCGCCGCCGGCTCCCGGGCGCTGCATCTCGACGGCCTCTCCGACACCGTGGACGGGCTGACCGCCTCCTACGACCGCGAGCGTTCCCTGGCGGTGATGAAGGGCGGTACGGCGGGTCCGGCCGGCGTCGCCGCACTGGTGGTCGTGCTCGGCGCCCAGGCCGCGGCGTTCGCGGCGCTCAGTGGCGATCTCGACGTCGCGCTGCTCGCCGCAGCGGCGGTGATCGTCTCCCGCGCCGCACTGTGGCTGGCGGCGGCCAGCATCGTCCCGCCGGCGCGGCCGGACGGTCTGGGGGTCAGCTTCACCGGGAGCGTGCCGGCCGCGGTCGCGCTGCTCGGGTGGATCGCGATCGGAATCGCTGCGGCGCTCGTCGATCCGGTGCGCGGACCGCTCACCGTCCTGGTGGCAGCGCTGGCGGTCGCCCTGGTGCTGCGGCGCGCGGTGCGCCGGTTCGGCGGTGTCACCGGCGACGTGTTCGGCGCCTGCGTCGAGGTGGCGCTCGCGGTGCTGCTGGTCGGCGCGACGACCTTCTGA
- the cobU gene encoding bifunctional adenosylcobinamide kinase/adenosylcobinamide-phosphate guanylyltransferase, translating to MQPSPVLVTGGVRSGKSRHAEALLADVEAVTYVAAGPTYDDADWAARVAAHRERRPASWTTVETLDVAAAVRAADRGGRAVLVDCLGTWITGLVDRAEAWEAPIADVGEAVATEAASLVGALREAAVPVVVVSNEVGLGVVPEHRSGRLFRDLLGTVNQQVGAACAEVHLVVAGRVLRI from the coding sequence GTGCAGCCCAGTCCTGTACTGGTCACCGGTGGCGTGCGCTCCGGCAAGTCCCGCCACGCTGAGGCTCTGCTGGCCGACGTCGAGGCAGTCACCTACGTCGCCGCCGGACCCACCTACGACGACGCCGACTGGGCCGCCCGGGTGGCCGCGCACCGGGAACGCCGGCCGGCCAGCTGGACCACCGTGGAGACCCTCGACGTCGCAGCTGCGGTGCGCGCGGCCGACCGCGGCGGACGGGCGGTGCTGGTCGACTGCCTCGGCACCTGGATCACCGGGCTGGTCGACCGGGCCGAGGCATGGGAGGCGCCGATCGCAGACGTCGGAGAAGCGGTCGCCACCGAGGCTGCCTCGCTCGTCGGGGCGCTCCGGGAGGCTGCCGTGCCGGTGGTGGTGGTGAGCAACGAGGTCGGTCTCGGGGTGGTGCCCGAGCACCGGTCCGGGCGACTCTTCCGGGACCTGCTCGGCACGGTGAACCAGCAGGTCGGGGCCGCCTGCGCCGAGGTGCACCTGGTGGTCGCCGGACGAGTGCTGCGGATCTGA
- a CDS encoding RNB domain-containing ribonuclease translates to MPSNVAVRVRARSEVLTDGLRRIREELELPGEFPGEVTAAAEEALRAVVLPARDATDLPLITIDPEGSMDLDQALHLTRTGAGFRVHYAIADVAAFVPAGGPVDAEARTRGETLYGAGDRIPLHPPALSEGGASLLPEQVRPALLWTIDLDADGATAAVHVERAAVRSRERWSYAAAQRAVDTGQAPEVLGLLREIGRLLIAQEAARGGVSLPLPEQEVEEDDRGHFTLTFRDPLPVEEWNAQISLLTGMAAAQLMLQAGVGLLRTLPPADPRDVARLRRVAAGLGIDWPDDVAYPDFVRRLDPSQPAHQAMTVACTRLLRGSGHAAFDGAPPDQPLHAAIAAPYAHVTAPLRRLGDRFAGEVCLAACAGTEVPPWVREALPTLPELLADSARRAGAYERAVLDLIEAGTLVGRVGEEFTGVITSVEEERPERGVVLVTAIGVEARVTSERPLPLGTEVTVRLAEADPATRKVLFTR, encoded by the coding sequence ATGCCGAGCAACGTCGCGGTCCGGGTCAGGGCGCGCTCCGAGGTGCTGACCGACGGGCTCCGGCGGATCCGTGAGGAGCTGGAGCTGCCGGGGGAGTTCCCGGGCGAGGTCACCGCCGCCGCCGAGGAGGCGCTGAGGGCGGTCGTGCTGCCGGCGCGGGACGCCACCGACCTGCCGCTGATCACCATCGATCCCGAGGGGTCGATGGACCTCGACCAGGCGTTGCACCTGACCCGCACCGGCGCCGGGTTCCGGGTGCACTACGCGATCGCCGACGTCGCCGCGTTCGTGCCGGCCGGTGGTCCGGTGGACGCGGAGGCACGCACCCGCGGCGAGACCCTCTACGGCGCCGGTGACCGGATCCCACTGCATCCGCCGGCGCTGTCGGAGGGCGGTGCCTCGCTGCTGCCCGAGCAGGTGCGCCCGGCCCTGCTCTGGACCATCGACCTGGACGCCGACGGTGCCACCGCGGCGGTGCACGTGGAGCGCGCCGCGGTGCGCTCCCGCGAGCGGTGGTCCTACGCGGCGGCCCAGCGCGCCGTCGACACCGGGCAGGCGCCGGAGGTGCTCGGGCTGCTGCGGGAGATCGGCCGCCTGCTGATCGCCCAGGAGGCTGCCCGGGGCGGTGTCTCGCTGCCGCTGCCCGAGCAGGAGGTCGAGGAGGACGACCGGGGGCACTTCACTTTGACCTTCCGGGACCCGCTGCCGGTCGAGGAGTGGAACGCCCAGATCTCCCTGCTCACCGGGATGGCCGCGGCCCAGCTGATGCTCCAGGCCGGTGTCGGTCTGCTGCGCACCCTGCCGCCGGCCGACCCCCGCGACGTCGCCCGACTGCGCCGGGTCGCGGCCGGGCTGGGGATCGACTGGCCCGACGATGTCGCCTACCCCGATTTCGTACGACGCCTCGACCCGTCGCAGCCCGCCCACCAGGCGATGACGGTGGCCTGCACCCGGCTGCTCCGGGGCAGCGGTCACGCCGCCTTCGACGGGGCGCCGCCCGACCAGCCGCTGCACGCGGCGATCGCCGCGCCCTATGCGCACGTCACGGCACCCCTGCGTCGGCTCGGCGATCGGTTCGCCGGCGAGGTCTGCCTCGCCGCCTGTGCCGGCACCGAGGTGCCGCCCTGGGTCCGCGAAGCGCTGCCCACGCTCCCGGAGCTGCTGGCCGACTCCGCACGCCGCGCCGGCGCCTACGAGCGGGCGGTGCTGGACCTGATCGAGGCCGGCACCCTGGTCGGCCGGGTCGGAGAGGAGTTCACCGGGGTGATCACCAGCGTCGAGGAGGAGCGGCCCGAGCGCGGAGTCGTCCTGGTCACCGCGATCGGGGTGGAGGCACGGGTCACCTCCGAGCGACCGCTCCCGCTCGGCACCGAGGTCACCGTCCGGCTGGCCGAGGCCGACCCGGCGACCAGGAAGGTGCTGTTCACCCGATGA
- the yaaA gene encoding peroxide stress protein YaaA, with translation MLILLPPSEGKSAPNRGASLRMEGLSLPGLSPSRERMLGALVALCRDDPDRAASVLGLSRTQLDLVERNALLTEAPTARADRIYTGVLYDALDVATLSPSAKRRAATRVAVTSSLFGLVRFGDRIPAYRLSGDATVPGVGSVAGLWRETLGPAVTDALGRGLLVDLRSSMYAGFWRPGPELAERVATVRVLHEANGRLQVVSHFNKATKGRIVRALLEDGADPRSPAALAETLERLGWTVEVGSPGRRGTQLDVVVSEL, from the coding sequence GTGCTGATCCTGCTGCCGCCGAGCGAAGGCAAGTCCGCCCCGAACCGCGGTGCGTCCCTGCGGATGGAGGGGCTGTCGCTGCCCGGGCTGTCGCCGTCCCGGGAGCGGATGCTCGGGGCGCTGGTCGCCCTCTGCCGCGACGACCCGGACCGCGCGGCGAGCGTGCTGGGGCTCTCCCGCACCCAGCTCGACCTGGTCGAGCGGAACGCACTGCTGACCGAGGCCCCCACGGCCCGCGCGGACCGCATCTACACCGGCGTGCTCTACGACGCCCTCGACGTGGCCACCCTCTCCCCGTCCGCCAAGCGGCGTGCGGCGACGCGGGTCGCGGTCACCTCCAGCCTGTTCGGCCTGGTCCGGTTCGGCGACCGGATCCCGGCCTACCGGCTCTCCGGCGACGCCACCGTCCCCGGCGTCGGGTCGGTGGCCGGCCTGTGGCGCGAGACGCTCGGCCCGGCGGTCACCGACGCGCTCGGTCGCGGCCTCCTGGTCGACCTCCGGTCGAGCATGTACGCCGGCTTCTGGCGCCCCGGCCCCGAGCTCGCCGAGCGCGTGGCGACGGTCCGGGTGCTGCACGAGGCCAACGGCCGCCTGCAGGTGGTCAGCCACTTCAACAAGGCGACCAAGGGACGGATCGTCCGCGCGCTGCTCGAGGACGGCGCCGACCCGCGCAGCCCGGCGGCCCTCGCCGAGACCCTGGAGCGTCTCGGCTGGACGGTCGAGGTCGGGTCGCCCGGCCGGCGCGGCACGCAGCTCGACGTCGTGGTCAGCGAGCTCTGA
- a CDS encoding YchJ family protein: MARRATCPCGSGATYRDCCEAFHAHRATPATAEQLMRSRYSAFAVGDHAYLLDTWHPATRPDRIDHDPTTTWTGLEVIATEAGGADDDKGVVEFVAHHRTDLGAGGAVLGRLHETSRFTRRAGRWVYLRGRMHP, from the coding sequence ATGGCACGCCGGGCGACCTGCCCCTGCGGGTCGGGGGCCACCTACCGCGACTGCTGTGAGGCCTTCCACGCGCACCGGGCGACGCCGGCCACCGCCGAGCAGCTGATGCGCTCACGCTACAGCGCGTTCGCCGTCGGTGACCACGCCTACCTGCTCGACACCTGGCACCCGGCCACCCGACCGGACCGGATCGATCACGACCCGACGACCACCTGGACCGGGCTCGAGGTGATCGCCACCGAGGCCGGCGGAGCCGACGACGACAAGGGCGTGGTGGAGTTCGTCGCGCACCACCGCACCGACCTGGGCGCCGGCGGAGCGGTGCTCGGCCGCCTGCACGAGACCAGCCGGTTCACCCGCCGCGCGGGCCGCTGGGTCTACCTGCGCGGCCGGATGCACCCGTGA